The following coding sequences are from one Saccopteryx bilineata isolate mSacBil1 chromosome 3, mSacBil1_pri_phased_curated, whole genome shotgun sequence window:
- the TMEM125 gene encoding transmembrane protein 125: MSEGEARAPPGRGLPPDVLAEQVELWWSQQPRRSALCFAMAVGLVAGCGAGGVALLASTSSRSGEWRLAVGTTLCLLALLVLIKQLMSSAVQDMNCIRQPHHVALLRSGGSADALMVLLSGLVLLVTGLTLAGLATAPAPARPLAVMLSVGIALAASGSLLLLGLLLYQVGVNGHCPPLRAAAPSTHSDRHGNSSIFSISGRLSAGQRHETTSSIASLI; the protein is encoded by the coding sequence ATGTCTGAAGGAGAGGCTCGAGCCCCACCGGGTCGGGGGCTTCCCCCGGATGTGCTGGCAGAACAGGTGGAATTATGGTGGTCCCAGCAGCCGCGGCGCTCTGCGCTCTGCTTTGCCATGGCCGTGGGCCTTGTGGCTGGCTGTGGGGCAGGTGGCGTGGCACTACTTGCCTCCACCAGCAGTCGCTCAGGTGAGTGGCGCCTGGCAGTGGGCACCACCCTCTGCCTACTGGCCCTGCTGGTTCTGATTAAGCAGCTGATGAGCTCAGCTGTGCAGGACATGAACTGTATACGCCAGCCCCACCATGTGGCCCTGCTGCGTAGTGGTGGCAGCGCCGATGCCCTCATGGTACTGCTCAGTGGCCTGGTGCTGCTTGTCACTGGCCTGACGCTGGCTGGGCTGgccactgcccctgcccctgcccggcCACTGGCTGTCATGCTGTCTGTGGGCATTGCCCTGGCTGCCTCCGGCTCACTCTTGCTGCTGGGCTTGCTGCTGTATCAGGTGGGTGTGAATGGACACTGCCCTCCCCTCCGCGCGGCTGCCCCCTCCACCCACAGTGACCGCCATGGCAATAGCAGCATCTTCAGCATCTCAGGACGGTTGTCTGCTGGCCAGCGTCATGAGACCACATCCAGCATCGCCAGCCTCATCTGA